One region of Halomonas huangheensis genomic DNA includes:
- a CDS encoding YjiH family protein — protein sequence MHSSSETSASPSVATILKLLIPSVLGILIFFVPITLGGKTTIPLDHMVGAVRGLLGEASGFYALALIVAGALYPLISGRWRDSTTERVFLVFKVLGVAAALMALTGWGPAALHEPDMLPFLFGKLVIPVGLIVPIGAIFLALLISFGLLELIGVLVQPVMRPIWRTPGRSAIDAVASFVGSYSIGLLITNRVYVAGQYSAREAAVIATGFSTVSATFMIIVARTLDLMPVWNLYFWLTLLITFLVTAITVRLPPISRIDDSATDQEPVADSGKRLQTAWRVGVKAAEEAPSLVASVWLNFREGLVMAISILPTIMSVGLIGLLIAKYTPLFDWLGWLFYPFVAIWGLDDPASLAQAAASGLAEMFLPALLMADAEFVARFAAGVVSVSAILFFSASIPCIMATRIPLSIGRILVIWFLRVALSLLLAVPAGYLVQALM from the coding sequence ATGCACTCTTCCTCCGAAACCTCGGCGTCTCCTTCCGTCGCGACTATTCTCAAACTTCTGATTCCCAGTGTGCTGGGCATCCTGATCTTCTTCGTCCCCATCACCCTCGGTGGCAAGACCACCATTCCACTGGATCACATGGTCGGCGCGGTGCGTGGTCTGTTGGGAGAGGCCAGCGGCTTCTATGCGCTGGCCTTGATCGTGGCTGGCGCGCTCTATCCGTTGATCAGCGGACGTTGGCGTGACAGCACCACTGAACGGGTCTTTCTGGTGTTCAAGGTGCTTGGGGTGGCGGCTGCGCTGATGGCGCTGACGGGCTGGGGGCCTGCTGCTCTGCATGAGCCGGATATGCTGCCGTTCCTGTTCGGCAAACTGGTGATTCCGGTGGGGCTGATCGTGCCCATCGGTGCGATCTTTCTGGCATTGCTGATCAGCTTTGGTTTACTGGAATTGATCGGCGTGCTGGTGCAACCGGTGATGCGACCCATCTGGCGTACTCCGGGACGTAGCGCGATCGATGCAGTGGCATCCTTCGTCGGCAGTTACTCGATTGGTCTGTTGATCACCAACCGAGTCTATGTGGCGGGACAGTATTCGGCGCGAGAGGCCGCGGTGATTGCCACCGGGTTCTCGACGGTTTCGGCGACGTTCATGATCATCGTCGCACGCACGCTGGATCTGATGCCGGTATGGAACCTGTATTTCTGGCTGACGCTATTGATCACCTTCCTGGTCACCGCGATTACCGTGCGCTTGCCGCCGATCTCGAGGATCGATGACAGCGCCACTGATCAGGAGCCCGTAGCGGATTCCGGCAAGCGCCTGCAGACGGCCTGGCGAGTGGGGGTCAAGGCAGCGGAAGAGGCGCCCAGCCTCGTCGCTAGTGTATGGCTGAATTTCCGCGAAGGTCTGGTGATGGCGATCAGTATTCTGCCAACCATCATGTCGGTGGGCCTGATCGGGCTACTCATCGCCAAATACACACCGTTGTTCGACTGGCTTGGCTGGTTGTTCTATCCCTTCGTCGCCATCTGGGGCCTGGATGATCCCGCCAGTCTGGCGCAGGCGGCGGCATCGGGTCTTGCCGAGATGTTCCTGCCGGCGTTGTTGATGGCCGATGCCGAGTTTGTGGCGCGCTTTGCCGCCGGAGTGGTGTCGGTCTCGGCGATATTGTTCTTCTCCGCCTCGATCCCCTGCATCATGGCGACGCGGATTCCCTTGTCGATCGGGCGCATCCTGGTCATCTGGTTCCTGCGTGTTGCCTTGTCACTATTGCTGGCAGTGCCGGCCGGGTATCTGGTGCAGGCGCTGATGTAG
- a CDS encoding LysE family translocator, translating to MSASVLLSMSSFALVASISPGPVNLLVLSTGVRFGWRSAMPLVVGASSGFTLLLWLIGMGLSEVWQVLPWLRTLVRMAGVVFLLWLAVRLLTASAELEIDSSVRPSGALTGALMQWLNPKAWLASAAGMGMFVDAGSTFGVTGYALLWGMICLASISVWALVGGHMSRWLRSAPQQLWMNRVLAILLMMSAVLLGLA from the coding sequence ATGTCTGCGAGTGTGCTGCTGTCGATGTCGTCCTTTGCCCTGGTTGCGTCGATCTCTCCCGGGCCGGTCAACCTGTTGGTGTTGTCCACTGGCGTTCGCTTTGGTTGGCGGAGTGCCATGCCGTTGGTGGTTGGGGCCAGCAGTGGATTTACCCTGTTGCTGTGGTTGATCGGCATGGGCTTGAGTGAGGTCTGGCAGGTATTGCCCTGGCTGCGCACTCTGGTCCGAATGGCAGGGGTGGTCTTTCTGCTGTGGTTGGCCGTGCGGTTGCTGACGGCGTCGGCAGAGTTGGAGATAGATAGTAGCGTGCGACCCTCCGGTGCGCTGACCGGAGCCTTGATGCAGTGGTTGAATCCCAAAGCCTGGTTGGCATCGGCAGCAGGCATGGGCATGTTCGTGGATGCCGGTAGCACGTTTGGTGTCACGGGCTATGCGCTGCTGTGGGGGATGATCTGCCTGGCGTCGATCAGCGTCTGGGCGCTGGTCGGCGGGCATATGAGTCGCTGGCTGAGATCGGCACCACAGCAGCTGTGGATGAATCGCGTTCTGGCGATATTGCTGATGATGAGTGCGGTGTTGCTGGGTCTGGCATAG
- a CDS encoding LacI family DNA-binding transcriptional regulator yields the protein MTPSNRRITLKDLARELGVSTASVSNAFNRPDQLSRELRQHILSEARRMGYHGPDARARTLRTGRSQIIAVVLAETLTYSLNDAVSSELLTGITEVLDAHGHTLLLLSAGRQPAVRQMPASSSMADGFIVYGLMPGDSLIGELPSHRPLVAVDFHINGQPTVHIDNEPASFAITRHALHQAPKRVGIICLRLATTTVNGRLTAEHEWLSVQSTITRSRLDGYFRALEEYGLSRDDIPLWNIEENIHAVCAPVIEEILDLPAEQRPDLLLCMSDRIALTALTLAEQRGIRVPEDLRLTGFDGIEEGQYRAPRLTTVRQDSIEKGRMAARMVLGLDTPHDRLLQTNLLIGETCP from the coding sequence GTGACTCCATCCAACCGGCGTATCACGCTCAAGGACCTCGCTCGCGAACTAGGCGTTTCCACGGCAAGTGTCTCCAACGCGTTCAATCGCCCTGACCAGCTTTCCCGAGAGCTACGCCAGCATATTCTCAGTGAAGCCCGCCGCATGGGGTACCATGGCCCTGATGCACGTGCGCGTACGCTGCGTACCGGACGCTCCCAGATCATTGCTGTGGTGTTGGCCGAGACCTTGACCTACAGCCTCAATGACGCGGTATCCAGCGAACTGTTGACCGGCATCACCGAGGTGCTTGATGCCCACGGTCATACCCTGTTGCTGCTGTCAGCCGGACGCCAGCCGGCCGTCCGTCAAATGCCCGCATCGTCCAGCATGGCGGATGGCTTCATCGTCTACGGCTTGATGCCTGGCGACAGTCTGATCGGTGAATTGCCCTCTCACCGCCCGCTGGTGGCGGTAGACTTTCATATCAACGGCCAGCCCACCGTGCATATCGACAATGAACCAGCCTCTTTCGCGATAACTCGTCATGCCCTGCATCAGGCGCCGAAAAGGGTCGGTATTATCTGCCTGCGCCTGGCCACTACCACGGTCAATGGTCGCCTCACTGCAGAGCATGAATGGCTCAGTGTCCAGAGCACCATTACCCGTTCGCGTCTCGACGGCTATTTCCGGGCCCTGGAAGAATACGGACTGAGTCGCGATGACATCCCACTGTGGAACATCGAGGAGAACATCCATGCGGTCTGCGCCCCGGTCATCGAAGAGATTCTCGACCTGCCAGCGGAGCAACGTCCCGACCTGCTGCTGTGCATGTCCGACCGCATTGCCCTGACTGCCCTGACTCTCGCAGAACAGCGCGGAATTCGAGTCCCCGAGGACCTTCGACTGACGGGGTTCGACGGCATTGAGGAGGGGCAGTACCGTGCACCACGCCTGACGACAGTACGTCAGGACAGTATCGAGAAGGGACGCATGGCAGCGCGTATGGTCCTGGGGCTCGACACGCCCCATGACCGCCTGCTGCAGACCAATCTGTTGATTGGTGAAACCTGCCCCTGA
- a CDS encoding DOPA 4,5-dioxygenase family protein, with amino-acid sequence MSNVRTIRYYHAHLYYHDEQSLEQAHRLAAECAERFEVRVGRFHRQPVGPHPCWSCQLSFAPQSFGDIVPWLAIHRGDLDIFVHLGTDDDLFDHTQGVIWLGRSHPLKLEQFRQHRQG; translated from the coding sequence ATGTCCAACGTCCGCACCATTCGCTATTACCACGCCCATCTCTATTACCACGACGAACAGAGTCTCGAGCAGGCCCATCGGCTGGCCGCAGAGTGTGCAGAACGCTTCGAGGTTCGCGTCGGTCGCTTCCATCGGCAACCGGTAGGGCCGCATCCATGCTGGAGTTGCCAACTGTCCTTTGCGCCACAGAGTTTCGGCGACATTGTGCCCTGGCTAGCGATTCATCGTGGTGATCTGGATATCTTCGTCCACCTCGGCACCGATGATGACCTTTTCGACCATACTCAGGGAGTGATCTGGCTGGGCCGCAGTCATCCTCTGAAGTTGGAGCAGTTTCGACAGCACCGACAGGGCTGA
- a CDS encoding lysine exporter LysO family protein: MFSGLLIVLLPLVLGYLVPVHNSRVMGWINRGVNLSIYIILMLMGMSLAGLPDLATQLSRMGGQALMLFTVITLCNLAALSWLSRRLRLDLGTPHIVRNAPTSKFAALAGSLSLVGVVFAGLALGLVTANFIGESLFVSAEHLAEWVLYLLLALIGCQLRNSGMPLKQILLNRYGLFIAVTLALSSLLGGLIAAPLLDLHWNEGLAMAAGFGWYSLSGILIGDHLGPLLGGVAFFNDLTRELLAFVLIPLLIRRMAPLAIGYGGATSMDFTLPVIQQHGGVSCVPIAVVSGFLLSLLSPPLILFLLSL; encoded by the coding sequence ATGTTCAGCGGTCTTCTGATCGTGCTACTGCCGCTCGTGCTCGGTTATCTGGTACCAGTGCACAACAGCCGAGTCATGGGCTGGATAAATCGCGGCGTCAACCTTTCCATCTACATCATTCTGATGTTGATGGGCATGTCTCTAGCGGGGCTTCCTGACCTTGCTACGCAGTTATCACGCATGGGTGGTCAGGCGCTGATGCTGTTCACGGTCATTACCCTTTGCAATCTGGCGGCATTGAGTTGGCTATCACGGCGTCTACGCCTGGACCTCGGCACACCGCATATCGTGCGTAATGCTCCGACCAGCAAGTTTGCCGCGCTCGCGGGATCGTTGTCGCTGGTAGGCGTCGTCTTCGCGGGCCTGGCTCTGGGTCTGGTAACAGCAAACTTCATCGGTGAAAGCCTGTTTGTCAGCGCCGAACACCTGGCCGAATGGGTGCTGTACCTGCTGCTGGCTCTGATCGGCTGCCAACTGCGCAACTCGGGCATGCCGCTCAAACAGATTCTACTCAACCGCTACGGGCTGTTCATTGCGGTCACCCTTGCCTTGAGCTCGCTGTTGGGTGGCCTGATCGCAGCCCCACTACTGGACCTGCACTGGAACGAAGGCCTGGCCATGGCCGCCGGTTTCGGTTGGTACTCGCTGTCCGGCATCTTGATTGGTGACCACCTCGGACCGCTGCTGGGAGGCGTCGCCTTCTTCAATGACCTGACACGTGAACTGTTGGCCTTCGTGCTGATTCCACTGTTGATCCGGCGAATGGCTCCACTCGCCATAGGTTACGGTGGTGCCACCTCCATGGACTTTACCCTACCCGTCATCCAGCAGCATGGCGGTGTATCCTGTGTGCCGATTGCTGTAGTCAGTGGTTTCCTGCTGTCATTGCTGTCACCACCACTGATCCTGTTTCTGCTATCACTGTGA
- a CDS encoding AraC family transcriptional regulator gives MAHSQPHHPASRFLRDPRLPWLEIRRVRAGNAFSHGMHSHDCHSFGAILSGHSEYRNGTHSTDVGRGDTVIINVEDRHACNSRSDAAWSYDMIYLDSHWLAERCSAATGAANIDIPMFSAGTSADPRLHSALVKLADALDSPSVTRLECESHAETLCGLLHDSLHPLPLPDVPPERLERVMEFMASEWQRDLSLQELCHVADCGPTSLIAAFRHHYGLTPHAALVDLRVRQARQRLRRGLAIADVAQDCGFADQAHLQRTFKRLLATTPAHYQGRRLRP, from the coding sequence ATGGCCCATAGCCAGCCCCACCACCCTGCATCGAGGTTTCTGCGCGATCCACGCCTGCCCTGGCTTGAAATTCGTCGCGTGAGGGCTGGCAATGCCTTCAGTCATGGCATGCATAGCCACGACTGCCATTCCTTTGGTGCCATCCTCTCGGGACATTCCGAGTATCGCAACGGCACACACAGTACCGACGTTGGACGTGGTGACACCGTCATCATCAATGTCGAGGATCGCCACGCCTGCAACAGCCGGTCGGATGCCGCCTGGTCATACGATATGATCTATCTCGACAGCCATTGGCTGGCGGAGCGCTGTTCCGCCGCCACAGGTGCTGCCAACATCGATATACCAATGTTCAGCGCTGGAACCAGTGCCGATCCTCGCCTGCACAGCGCACTGGTGAAGCTGGCCGATGCGCTGGATTCTCCGTCCGTCACTCGACTCGAATGCGAGAGTCACGCCGAGACCCTCTGCGGTCTGTTGCACGATAGTCTCCACCCTCTCCCATTACCCGACGTACCTCCCGAGCGCCTCGAGAGAGTCATGGAGTTCATGGCCAGTGAGTGGCAACGCGATCTGAGCCTTCAGGAGCTGTGTCACGTCGCCGACTGCGGTCCCACCAGTTTGATCGCCGCCTTTCGCCATCACTACGGCCTGACGCCTCATGCCGCGCTGGTTGATCTACGCGTGCGCCAGGCTCGCCAACGCCTGCGTCGCGGACTGGCAATTGCCGATGTCGCCCAGGACTGCGGTTTTGCTGATCAGGCCCACTTGCAACGCACCTTCAAACGGCTGCTTGCCACCACACCCGCACACTACCAGGGACGTCGCTTGCGCCCCTGA
- a CDS encoding ATP-binding protein: MSAKRLLQPAFSRLGLKLFAIILVVNVAIAGLVFVAISRSLDQGFIEYLDHAQTQRAETLAEGLGEAWSRRQDWQWLRQSPRAWHHLVRRQLWPTDNLPPLSIEGNLGDPRDFVLHDANGLPVIGLPPNDDDMAAELRWLPVMSEGVQVGKLGYRPPEQLMARMDRLFLNQQRRNLTIIVGALALASLLLATALSWWLGRRARGMAMATRRLTEGDYSTRLPERGRDELSSLSHDFNVLAETLETSREARTRWVSDIAHELRTPLAVLRGEIEAMQDGIRSLNQDNLHSLAQEVGQLERLVGDLRLLSQSDAGALEVQLAPLDLSDSLATRLEEARGWLDDHGLQLEYDLQGPAWIRGDMQRLRQLWNNLLDNTCAYTQAPGKVKVSLTRSATDWVLRLEDSAPGVPVSELPRLTERLYRVEGSRSRASGGSGLGLSIATALARAHDADMQPTQSALGGICWTLRFPALPAHLQLEEEQ; this comes from the coding sequence ATGTCTGCGAAACGTCTGCTGCAGCCTGCCTTTTCCCGGCTTGGTCTCAAGCTCTTCGCCATTATTCTGGTGGTCAACGTAGCCATCGCCGGGCTGGTATTTGTAGCGATTTCGCGCAGTCTTGATCAAGGCTTTATCGAATATCTCGACCACGCCCAGACCCAGCGCGCCGAAACGCTGGCCGAAGGCCTCGGTGAAGCCTGGTCTCGGCGTCAGGATTGGCAATGGCTACGCCAATCACCACGTGCCTGGCACCACCTGGTGCGCCGTCAGCTGTGGCCGACCGACAACCTGCCCCCTCTCAGTATCGAAGGCAATCTTGGTGATCCCCGCGACTTCGTACTTCACGATGCCAATGGCCTGCCGGTGATCGGCCTGCCTCCCAACGATGACGACATGGCCGCTGAGCTGCGCTGGCTACCCGTCATGAGTGAGGGCGTCCAGGTCGGAAAGCTCGGTTATCGACCTCCGGAACAACTGATGGCGCGCATGGATCGATTGTTTCTGAACCAGCAGCGACGCAATCTGACGATCATCGTGGGCGCTCTCGCCCTGGCGTCACTATTGCTGGCGACTGCCCTTTCCTGGTGGCTGGGGCGACGTGCACGCGGCATGGCCATGGCCACGCGCCGCCTGACCGAAGGCGACTACAGCACGCGTCTTCCCGAACGCGGCCGCGACGAACTGTCCAGCTTGTCACATGACTTCAATGTACTGGCCGAAACCCTGGAGACCAGTCGCGAAGCTCGTACACGTTGGGTATCGGATATTGCCCATGAGCTGCGTACACCCCTGGCGGTGCTTCGTGGTGAGATCGAGGCCATGCAGGATGGTATTCGCTCTCTGAATCAGGACAACCTGCACTCCCTGGCTCAGGAGGTAGGCCAACTGGAGCGTCTGGTGGGCGACTTGCGCCTGCTGTCGCAGAGCGACGCCGGGGCCCTCGAGGTACAACTCGCGCCGCTGGACCTGAGCGACAGTCTGGCGACACGACTCGAGGAAGCCCGTGGCTGGTTGGATGACCATGGTCTACAACTTGAATACGATCTGCAGGGCCCAGCCTGGATACGCGGTGATATGCAACGCCTGCGCCAGTTATGGAATAACCTGCTCGACAACACCTGCGCTTATACCCAGGCACCGGGCAAGGTCAAAGTCAGTTTGACTCGCAGTGCCACAGACTGGGTTCTACGCCTGGAGGACAGCGCCCCAGGCGTGCCGGTCTCCGAATTGCCGCGCCTTACCGAACGCCTGTATCGTGTCGAAGGTTCACGCAGCCGCGCCAGCGGTGGTAGTGGCCTGGGGCTGTCGATTGCCACCGCCCTGGCTCGCGCTCACGATGCCGACATGCAGCCCACCCAATCGGCACTGGGTGGGATATGCTGGACGCTGCGTTTCCCTGCGCTACCCGCGCACCTGCAGCTTGAGGAAGAGCAATGA
- the betT gene encoding choline BCCT transporter BetT codes for MPHLDDAATPRDRLHPIVFHGSMIGIVVFLIYTMTFTEQAGAFFSAGLSWVNETFGWYYMLAAVAYLVFVVVISLSRVGNIRLGPDDSRPEFSTLSWASMLFAAGIGIDLLFFCVAEPLSHYLAPPDLAPESHAALRQAVPQTFLHWGLTGWGMYVLMGMALAYFSYRHRLPLAIRSALYPLLGRRIYGPIGNAVDITAVISTVFGIATSLGIGVIQLNYGLNFMFGISESISTQVILIVLVVILATISVVTGVEKGIRRLSEFNMLLAACLLVFVLFQGHTLTLLNGLVLNIGDYLSGFLFKSFDTYAFAGDEAQQWKGWWTIFFWGWWIAWTPFVGLFLARISRGRTIRQFAMGALLIPLAFMMAWMSIFGNSGIDMVTSGLTELGEQALNTPQTTIYTFLEQYPYIGITASVVTLLGVVFFVTSADSGALVLANFTSILSDVNHDAPIPLRILWSAVIGLTTIALLMAGGLSALQSAVVITALPFSLVMFAIMFGLTRALRTEKDKADARRLVAATGDAGNWKERLDHALDTSNRAGASATIEHALRPALQQFAEELRQRGQTASLSEEQIDDEPLPRLTLQVDFEEVQSFVYQVRPHRMRTPSFLPVDDDYYLRLDVHLAEGSLGQNLNGYSRGQVIDDVLGEYERHLQFLALTRADGTPAPAMPGSIGEPPESATM; via the coding sequence ATGCCCCATCTCGATGATGCTGCAACACCCCGCGATCGCCTGCATCCGATCGTGTTCCACGGTTCAATGATCGGTATCGTGGTCTTTCTCATTTACACCATGACGTTTACCGAACAGGCCGGAGCGTTCTTCAGTGCTGGCCTGTCCTGGGTCAACGAGACCTTTGGTTGGTACTACATGCTTGCGGCAGTGGCCTACCTGGTGTTTGTCGTGGTGATCAGTCTGTCCCGGGTCGGCAACATACGTCTCGGCCCGGATGATTCTCGCCCTGAGTTCTCTACCCTATCCTGGGCATCCATGCTGTTCGCTGCCGGTATCGGTATCGACCTGCTGTTCTTCTGTGTTGCCGAGCCTCTTTCGCACTACCTGGCACCGCCGGATCTGGCTCCAGAAAGCCATGCGGCCCTACGCCAGGCAGTGCCACAGACGTTCCTGCACTGGGGACTGACCGGCTGGGGGATGTATGTACTGATGGGCATGGCGCTGGCCTACTTCAGCTACCGTCATCGCCTGCCGCTGGCGATTCGCAGCGCGCTCTACCCGCTGCTGGGACGTCGTATCTACGGACCGATCGGGAATGCGGTGGATATCACCGCGGTAATCTCAACGGTGTTCGGTATCGCCACCAGCCTCGGTATCGGCGTTATTCAGCTCAATTACGGGCTGAACTTCATGTTCGGCATTTCGGAGAGCATCTCGACTCAGGTGATCCTGATCGTGCTGGTAGTGATTCTGGCCACCATCTCGGTCGTCACCGGCGTGGAGAAAGGCATTCGCCGTCTGTCCGAGTTCAACATGCTGCTTGCCGCCTGCCTGCTGGTGTTTGTGCTCTTCCAGGGCCATACCCTGACACTGCTCAACGGCCTGGTCCTGAATATCGGCGACTACCTGTCCGGCTTTCTGTTCAAGAGCTTTGACACCTATGCCTTCGCCGGGGATGAGGCCCAGCAGTGGAAAGGCTGGTGGACCATTTTCTTCTGGGGTTGGTGGATTGCCTGGACGCCCTTTGTCGGCCTGTTCCTCGCACGTATCTCTCGTGGGCGCACGATTCGTCAGTTCGCCATGGGCGCACTGCTGATTCCGCTCGCCTTCATGATGGCGTGGATGTCGATCTTCGGTAATTCCGGTATCGACATGGTAACCAGTGGCCTGACCGAGCTGGGCGAACAGGCTCTGAATACGCCGCAGACCACGATCTATACCTTCCTCGAACAATATCCCTACATCGGTATCACCGCTTCGGTGGTGACCCTGCTGGGCGTAGTGTTCTTCGTCACTTCGGCAGACTCCGGTGCACTGGTACTGGCCAACTTCACCTCGATCCTGAGCGACGTAAACCACGATGCACCCATTCCGCTGCGCATCCTGTGGTCTGCGGTGATCGGTCTTACCACCATTGCGCTCCTGATGGCTGGCGGACTGAGCGCACTGCAGAGTGCCGTCGTCATCACCGCCCTGCCATTCTCACTGGTGATGTTCGCGATCATGTTCGGCCTGACACGAGCCCTGCGCACCGAGAAAGACAAGGCCGACGCGCGCCGTCTGGTCGCAGCAACCGGGGATGCCGGAAACTGGAAGGAGCGTCTCGACCATGCATTGGACACCTCCAATCGAGCGGGCGCCTCAGCCACCATCGAACATGCCCTGCGTCCAGCCCTGCAACAGTTCGCTGAAGAGCTGAGACAACGTGGACAGACCGCTTCTCTGAGCGAGGAGCAGATCGACGACGAACCGCTGCCACGTCTGACGCTACAGGTGGACTTCGAGGAAGTGCAGAGCTTCGTCTACCAGGTGCGCCCGCACCGCATGCGTACTCCGAGCTTCCTGCCGGTGGATGATGACTACTACCTACGCCTCGATGTGCATCTGGCAGAAGGTAGTCTGGGGCAGAACCTCAATGGCTATAGCCGCGGTCAGGTGATTGATGATGTGCTCGGCGAGTACGAGCGTCATCTGCAGTTCCTCGCCCTTACTCGCGCGGATGGCACTCCGGCTCCGGCCATGCCTGGCAGCATCGGTGAGCCGCCGGAAAGCGCCACGATGTAA
- a CDS encoding response regulator, whose amino-acid sequence MTDVPNASDQILIVEDEPKIARLVADYLNGSGYPTHHIDNGDQVITWLSETEQRPQLVLLDLMLPGTDGLTLCREIRQRWPRIAIIMLTARVEEVDRLLGLELGADDYICKPFSPREVVARAKAVLRRSQAQDNSIPGHDLLLDENGWRALADGQDLGLTAVEFQLLKVMMQSPGRIFAREQLMDHMYRDHRIVSERTVDSHIKKLRKKIADIWPEREIIRSVYGVGYKYQPEE is encoded by the coding sequence ATGACCGATGTGCCCAACGCCAGCGACCAGATTCTGATCGTCGAAGACGAGCCCAAGATTGCTCGGCTGGTTGCCGACTACCTGAATGGCAGCGGCTACCCGACACACCATATCGACAATGGTGACCAGGTCATTACCTGGTTGAGCGAAACCGAACAGCGGCCACAGCTGGTGCTGCTTGATCTGATGCTGCCCGGCACCGACGGCCTGACGCTGTGCCGCGAGATTCGTCAGCGCTGGCCACGTATTGCGATCATCATGCTGACCGCCCGGGTCGAGGAAGTCGACCGCCTGTTGGGTCTGGAACTGGGTGCCGACGACTATATCTGCAAGCCATTCAGCCCCCGAGAGGTCGTGGCCAGAGCCAAGGCCGTACTGCGTCGCAGCCAGGCTCAGGACAACAGCATTCCGGGGCATGATCTGCTACTCGATGAAAATGGTTGGCGCGCCCTCGCCGATGGCCAGGATCTGGGCCTTACCGCAGTGGAGTTTCAACTGCTCAAGGTGATGATGCAGTCACCGGGACGCATCTTTGCCCGCGAGCAACTCATGGATCATATGTATCGTGACCATCGTATCGTCTCGGAGCGTACCGTCGATAGCCATATCAAGAAGCTGCGCAAGAAGATCGCGGATATCTGGCCAGAGCGCGAAATCATCCGCTCGGTCTATGGTGTAGGCTACAAGTACCAGCCGGAAGAATAG
- the hutC gene encoding histidine utilization repressor: protein MGSTLPRYLQIQQHLLEKIHNGDWAPGYQIPPEERLAEEFGVSRMTANKAIRDLVQQGYLSRHPGVGTFVTDSKAESSLVEVHNIAEEVKARGHDYTSEVLIAEARKADDEVSMRMGVRLGTSVFHTLIVHRENGVPIQLEDRYVDPRQVPHYLDTDFAVQTPNEVLVAACPISDVEHVVEAVAADDFIADHLDIRSGQPCLRLIRRTWSGDRLISYARLVHPGDRYKLRSSLHTER, encoded by the coding sequence ATGGGCAGCACCCTTCCCCGCTATCTACAGATTCAGCAGCACCTGCTGGAAAAGATCCACAATGGCGACTGGGCGCCGGGATATCAGATTCCCCCCGAGGAACGCCTGGCGGAAGAGTTTGGCGTCAGCCGCATGACCGCCAACAAGGCGATTCGCGACCTGGTTCAGCAAGGCTACCTGTCTCGCCACCCGGGTGTTGGCACCTTTGTCACAGATAGCAAGGCGGAGTCGTCACTGGTAGAAGTCCACAATATTGCCGAGGAAGTGAAGGCGCGCGGCCACGATTACACCAGTGAGGTGCTGATCGCCGAGGCCCGCAAGGCCGATGATGAGGTGTCGATGCGCATGGGCGTACGTCTCGGCACCAGCGTCTTCCATACGCTGATCGTCCACCGCGAGAACGGAGTGCCGATCCAACTGGAAGATCGTTATGTCGATCCTCGTCAGGTGCCTCACTACCTGGATACCGACTTCGCTGTCCAGACTCCCAACGAAGTACTGGTCGCGGCCTGCCCGATCAGCGATGTCGAACATGTCGTCGAGGCCGTTGCCGCCGATGATTTCATTGCCGACCATCTCGACATCCGCAGTGGCCAACCCTGCCTGCGCCTGATACGCCGCACCTGGTCCGGCGACAGGTTGATCAGTTATGCACGCCTCGTGCATCCCGGAGATCGCTACAAGCTGCGTTCATCACTACATACTGAACGCTAA